One genomic region from Deltaproteobacteria bacterium encodes:
- a CDS encoding cytochrome c3 family protein: MGRSARSEGPRWLGWALLPLLGVGAGVMLYLGTLTPSQYRGLRFVTYDPEILDALIDPHAYEGKPVCQACHPIRDKALLDDPIAVCTRCHTFEHASHPVGVIQRRIMEPPRPLGEGNAVVCHSCHDPHRVRKGQSALRDEFDALCLSCHRRHERGR; the protein is encoded by the coding sequence GTGGGGAGGTCAGCTCGCAGCGAAGGGCCCCGGTGGCTGGGCTGGGCGCTCCTGCCGCTGCTGGGGGTGGGCGCCGGAGTGATGCTCTACCTCGGCACGCTCACCCCATCGCAGTACCGCGGGTTGCGCTTCGTCACCTACGACCCCGAGATCCTCGACGCCCTGATCGACCCGCACGCCTACGAGGGCAAGCCGGTCTGCCAGGCCTGTCACCCCATCCGGGACAAGGCCCTCCTCGACGATCCGATCGCGGTCTGCACCCGCTGCCACACCTTCGAGCACGCCAGCCACCCGGTGGGCGTCATCCAGCGGCGGATCATGGAGCCACCCCGGCCCCTGGGGGAGGGCAACGCCGTGGTCTGCCACAGCTGCCACGATCCGCACCGGGTGAGGAAGGGGCAGAGCGCCCTGCGGGACGAGTTCGACGCCCTCTGCCTCTCCTGTCACCGCCGGCACGAACGCGGGCGCTGA
- a CDS encoding replication-associated recombination protein A has translation MSDLFQHAAQKDQSAAPLAERLRPADLDGVLGQRHLVGPGTLLRKLIESDRLPSMILHGPPGTGKTTLARVIARRTAAEFVPFSAVLGGVKEIREIVAAARDRWAMHRRRTVLFIDEIHRFNKAQQDALLPHVERGTVVLIGATTENPSFEVNAALLSRCRVFTLKSLDDEALGLLARRGAAALEIELDEAAIEELIGSADGDARRVLTTLEVAAAAGEAVDATLVRQAAASFVLRHDKTGDQHFDVISAFIKSMRAGEEEDAMTYLARMLAAGEPPRYILRRMLIFAAEDVGLADPQALVLTQAAAATFEQVGLPEGTIPIAQAVCYLARAPKSRESYDALRAAEERVRREGSAEVPLHLTNRKARPGDGEG, from the coding sequence GGCCCGCCGACCTCGACGGGGTCCTCGGGCAGCGCCACCTCGTCGGCCCCGGCACTCTCCTGCGCAAGCTCATCGAGTCCGACCGCCTGCCCTCGATGATCCTCCACGGGCCGCCGGGCACCGGGAAGACCACCCTGGCCCGGGTCATCGCCCGGCGGACCGCCGCGGAGTTCGTCCCCTTCTCGGCGGTGCTCGGCGGCGTGAAGGAGATCCGCGAGATCGTCGCCGCGGCGAGGGACCGCTGGGCCATGCACCGGCGACGGACCGTGCTCTTCATCGACGAGATCCACCGCTTCAACAAGGCGCAGCAGGACGCCCTGCTGCCTCACGTCGAGCGGGGCACGGTCGTGCTCATCGGCGCGACCACCGAGAACCCCAGCTTCGAGGTGAACGCCGCCCTCCTCTCCCGCTGCCGGGTCTTCACCCTGAAGTCCCTGGACGACGAGGCCCTCGGGCTGCTCGCCCGGCGGGGCGCGGCGGCCCTCGAGATCGAGCTGGACGAGGCGGCGATCGAGGAGCTCATCGGCTCCGCCGACGGCGACGCCCGGCGGGTGCTGACCACCCTGGAGGTGGCCGCCGCCGCGGGCGAGGCCGTGGACGCCACGCTGGTCCGCCAGGCCGCGGCGAGCTTCGTCCTGCGCCACGACAAGACGGGCGACCAGCACTTCGACGTCATCTCCGCCTTCATCAAGAGCATGCGCGCCGGCGAGGAGGAGGACGCGATGACCTACCTCGCCCGGATGCTCGCGGCGGGCGAGCCGCCCCGCTACATCCTGCGGCGGATGCTGATCTTCGCCGCCGAGGACGTGGGCCTGGCCGACCCCCAGGCCCTGGTGCTGACCCAGGCCGCGGCCGCGACCTTCGAGCAGGTGGGCCTCCCCGAGGGCACCATCCCCATCGCCCAGGCGGTCTGCTACCTGGCCCGGGCGCCGAAGTCCCGCGAGTCCTACGACGCCCTGCGCGCGGCGGAGGAGCGGGTGCGGAGGGAGGGGAGCGCCGAGGTGCCCCTCCACCTCACCAACCGCAAGGCCCGCCCCGGGGACGGCGAGGGATGA
- a CDS encoding Dickkopf N-terminal cysteine-rich domain-containing protein has translation MRLHLTSVTALALALLAGGGCSRSNFVEKCPVGYRWAHLGTDGGLDCVCDSDIVCPEGHTCQEGECVCTDDVCCPPGFRVDPTQPGRCVCQGEECCREGFVFEVEATDGGTDGGTDGGTDGGSDGGTDGGSDGGTDGGSDGGPLEALGQCVCADAGCCPEDFVFDAEAQRCVCAGDACCPLETEWDEAQQGCACRGDACCPPGHRYDSVLDACMCATNSCCPQDHVFSPQVQACVCTGIGCCPVGFVKDPDGVCRCTSDASCPSRLSCDTASGRCTCQTDRDCGDNRFCNRFGFCQTVASCVSNYDCPQTTFCDTVADVCVPGGQCTQDVHCPLGNLCVDGECEAGCNTTGDCPLRLSCAGGRCVDECEANPWCGYLEFCVNGECTPTAGQFCQDCSSCFDPNTCLWQISEGEGEFCGVPCNEDDDCPSGLGCGSVVHGCDFLSDGESCQDREGTICRTYDRVVNEPGPLNFCTMPGDDEPFVFAHYCSPVIGYCR, from the coding sequence ATGCGCCTCCACCTCACCAGCGTGACCGCCCTCGCCCTGGCCCTCCTGGCCGGCGGCGGCTGCTCGCGCTCGAACTTCGTGGAGAAGTGCCCGGTGGGCTACCGCTGGGCGCACCTGGGCACCGACGGCGGCCTCGACTGCGTCTGCGACTCGGACATCGTCTGCCCCGAGGGCCACACCTGCCAGGAGGGCGAGTGCGTCTGCACCGACGACGTCTGCTGCCCCCCCGGCTTCCGCGTCGATCCCACCCAGCCGGGCCGCTGCGTCTGCCAGGGGGAGGAGTGCTGCCGGGAGGGCTTCGTCTTCGAGGTCGAGGCGACCGACGGGGGCACGGACGGCGGCACCGACGGCGGTACGGACGGGGGCAGCGACGGCGGTACGGACGGGGGCAGCGACGGCGGTACGGACGGGGGCAGCGACGGCGGCCCCCTCGAGGCCCTCGGCCAGTGCGTCTGCGCCGACGCCGGCTGCTGCCCCGAGGACTTCGTCTTCGACGCCGAGGCCCAGCGCTGCGTCTGCGCCGGGGACGCCTGCTGCCCGCTGGAGACCGAGTGGGACGAGGCGCAGCAGGGCTGCGCCTGCCGAGGGGACGCCTGCTGCCCGCCGGGGCACCGCTACGACTCGGTCCTCGACGCCTGCATGTGCGCGACGAACTCCTGCTGCCCGCAGGACCACGTCTTCTCGCCCCAGGTCCAGGCCTGCGTCTGCACCGGCATCGGCTGCTGCCCGGTGGGCTTCGTGAAGGACCCCGACGGGGTCTGCCGCTGCACCAGCGACGCCTCCTGCCCCTCCCGCCTCTCCTGTGACACCGCCTCCGGGCGCTGCACCTGCCAGACCGATCGCGACTGCGGGGACAACCGCTTCTGCAACCGCTTCGGCTTCTGCCAGACCGTGGCCTCCTGCGTCTCGAACTACGACTGCCCCCAGACCACCTTCTGCGACACCGTCGCCGACGTCTGCGTGCCGGGCGGCCAGTGCACCCAGGACGTCCACTGCCCGCTGGGCAACCTCTGCGTGGACGGGGAGTGCGAGGCGGGGTGCAACACCACCGGCGACTGCCCGCTGCGCCTCTCCTGCGCCGGTGGGCGCTGCGTGGACGAGTGCGAGGCGAACCCCTGGTGCGGCTACCTCGAGTTCTGCGTGAACGGCGAGTGCACGCCGACCGCCGGGCAGTTCTGCCAGGACTGCTCGAGCTGCTTCGACCCCAACACCTGCCTCTGGCAGATCTCGGAGGGGGAGGGGGAGTTCTGCGGCGTGCCCTGCAACGAAGACGACGACTGCCCCTCCGGGCTGGGCTGCGGCAGCGTGGTCCATGGCTGCGACTTCCTCTCGGACGGCGAGTCCTGCCAGGACCGGGAGGGCACGATCTGCCGCACCTACGACCGGGTGGTGAACGAGCCGGGGCCGCTGAACTTCTGCACGATGCCCGGGGACGACGAGCCCTTCGTCTTCGCCCACTACTGCAGCCCCGTCATCGGCTACTGCCGGTAG
- the yidD gene encoding membrane protein insertion efficiency factor YidD, which yields MRHLPLLLVLAALAPAAAPAAPAASFGPFGTAAAPVTREARPERAGGRAPAPDRSHFLHLGYRFYQGVVSPIDGPRCAHRPTCSRFAYQAVRKKGFLLGLLLSVDRLWNDGRSSVLRQLPRLATAAGPRFWDPVEQQTFWLEGRLGLDSWLLPPEEERP from the coding sequence ATGAGGCACCTCCCTCTGCTGCTCGTGCTCGCCGCCCTCGCGCCGGCCGCCGCCCCCGCCGCCCCCGCCGCTTCCTTCGGCCCCTTCGGGACGGCCGCGGCGCCGGTCACCCGCGAGGCCCGCCCCGAGCGCGCCGGCGGGCGCGCCCCGGCCCCCGATCGCAGCCACTTCCTGCACCTGGGCTACCGCTTCTACCAGGGGGTGGTCTCGCCCATCGACGGCCCCCGCTGCGCCCACCGGCCGACCTGCTCCCGCTTCGCCTATCAGGCGGTGAGGAAGAAGGGCTTCCTCCTCGGCCTCCTCCTCTCCGTCGACCGCCTCTGGAACGACGGCCGCTCCAGCGTGCTGCGCCAGCTCCCCCGCCTCGCCACCGCCGCCGGGCCCCGCTTCTGGGATCCGGTGGAGCAGCAGACCTTCTGGCTGGAGGGGCGGCTGGGGCTGGATAGCTGGCTGCTGCCGCCGGAGGAGGAGAGGCCGTGA
- a CDS encoding RDD family protein: MKDFDLEHSPDPATGPAPLGPRILAGTVDTAAIILLSTAFIVGATVLTGGSLPLLAIFVTVLIWSVAPLTAFGATAGMALFGIRLASRDGDRLDLLEILFREMIGRGWFPVAYLGTLIVGFVGSVTGRASFTLPVGLSLFVAAIAAFIVVLATLGHINILTDAQGRGLADLMAKTLVTPRRRTPPVVIDPEVEDPLDREWARMRRVRRLRAFVVAELLLLGVVVGVPPLMAMELPGIDPRSIDTSALEIEGLQRRFSANQASAAVADELVEALEIAGRFEEAQEIRERHEAAVAAARQKREAFLRSALERDPTDWEVFSLLVEFLDEEERLEDAREVYAAYVERDGTPEVRAGYGIWLYRRDLNEEAVVELERAIAEHEQPSGRLHAFLGLAARDLGRLEEAKAAFERALELDPELDRTRGYLAEVEAALAAPLTEE; this comes from the coding sequence GTGAAGGACTTCGATCTCGAGCACTCGCCCGACCCGGCGACCGGACCGGCCCCCCTGGGGCCCCGCATCCTGGCGGGGACCGTCGACACGGCGGCCATCATCCTGCTCTCGACGGCCTTCATCGTCGGGGCGACGGTGCTGACCGGGGGCTCCCTGCCCCTGCTGGCGATCTTCGTCACGGTCCTGATCTGGTCGGTGGCCCCGCTGACGGCCTTCGGCGCGACCGCCGGGATGGCCCTCTTCGGCATCCGGCTGGCCTCCCGGGACGGGGACCGCCTCGACCTCCTGGAGATCCTCTTCCGGGAGATGATCGGCCGGGGCTGGTTCCCGGTGGCCTACCTGGGCACCCTCATCGTCGGCTTCGTCGGCTCGGTCACCGGGCGGGCGTCCTTCACCCTGCCGGTGGGGCTCTCCCTCTTCGTCGCCGCCATCGCGGCCTTCATCGTCGTCCTGGCCACCCTGGGGCACATCAACATCCTCACCGACGCCCAGGGGCGGGGCCTCGCCGATCTGATGGCGAAGACCCTGGTGACCCCGCGGCGGCGGACGCCCCCGGTGGTGATCGATCCCGAGGTGGAGGATCCCCTGGACCGCGAGTGGGCCAGGATGCGCCGGGTGCGCCGCCTGCGAGCCTTCGTGGTCGCCGAGCTCCTCCTGCTGGGGGTGGTCGTCGGCGTCCCGCCCCTGATGGCGATGGAGCTGCCGGGGATCGACCCGCGCAGCATCGACACCAGCGCCCTCGAGATCGAGGGGCTGCAGCGGCGCTTCTCGGCCAACCAGGCGAGCGCCGCGGTGGCGGACGAGCTGGTCGAGGCCCTCGAGATCGCCGGGCGCTTCGAGGAGGCCCAGGAGATCCGCGAGCGCCACGAGGCCGCGGTCGCCGCCGCCCGCCAGAAGCGCGAGGCCTTCCTGCGCTCGGCGCTGGAGCGCGACCCCACCGACTGGGAGGTCTTCTCCCTCCTGGTCGAGTTCCTCGACGAGGAGGAGCGGCTCGAGGACGCCCGGGAGGTCTACGCGGCCTACGTGGAGCGGGACGGCACGCCGGAGGTGCGGGCCGGCTACGGCATCTGGCTCTACCGCCGGGACCTCAACGAGGAGGCGGTGGTCGAGCTCGAGCGCGCCATCGCCGAGCACGAGCAGCCCTCGGGCAGGCTCCACGCCTTCCTCGGCCTCGCCGCGCGTGACCTCGGGCGCCTCGAGGAGGCGAAGGCCGCCTTCGAGCGCGCCCTCGAGCTGGACCCCGAGCTCGACCGGACCCGCGGCTACCTGGCCGAGGTCGAGGCGGCGCTCGCCGCGCCGCTCACGGAAGAGTGA
- a CDS encoding VWA domain-containing protein: MRRELHDCGPWREALAVTTLFVVSLAALACDRPTTTAPVYKARVRPIEPEPALHVGADQDRVQLLRPELLPPELRGPSQIDAFLQDDAQVDILWVIDNSGTMDNERDRLAAAFTRFIDSLTREQLSFHIGVTTTDMIQVGMGFRGELIGPPTVIDTDTPDPVASFRSHVTMPDSRVQDEQGFSAALAALTEPLISGANAGFLREGADLAVIIVSDEDDNSLGDVDHYARRFKALKGVGNEDTVSVSVVVGERPSGCVSPDDVGILWAEADNGERYHQVAALTGGIDASVCAADYRATLEELGLRFSGLRRIFPLSASPRVATLRVTVDGLAVPRDAAAGWTYDGPTLSIQFLGNYVPPPGSVVEIRYDLSV; this comes from the coding sequence ATGCGGAGGGAGCTCCACGACTGCGGGCCCTGGAGGGAGGCCCTGGCGGTGACGACGCTGTTCGTCGTCTCCCTGGCCGCCCTCGCCTGCGACCGGCCGACCACCACCGCGCCGGTCTACAAGGCCCGGGTGCGCCCCATCGAGCCCGAGCCCGCCCTCCACGTCGGCGCGGACCAGGACCGGGTCCAGCTGCTGCGGCCCGAGCTCCTGCCCCCCGAGCTGCGCGGCCCCTCCCAGATCGACGCCTTCCTCCAGGACGACGCCCAGGTGGACATCCTCTGGGTCATCGACAACTCGGGCACGATGGACAACGAGCGGGATCGCCTGGCCGCGGCCTTCACCCGCTTCATCGACAGCCTCACCCGGGAGCAGCTCTCCTTCCACATCGGCGTGACCACCACCGACATGATCCAGGTCGGGATGGGCTTCCGGGGCGAGCTGATCGGCCCGCCCACGGTGATCGACACCGACACCCCGGATCCGGTGGCCTCCTTCCGCTCCCACGTGACGATGCCCGACAGCCGGGTGCAGGACGAGCAGGGCTTCTCCGCGGCCCTGGCCGCCCTCACCGAGCCCCTGATCTCCGGGGCCAACGCCGGCTTCCTCCGGGAGGGCGCCGACCTGGCGGTCATCATCGTCTCGGACGAGGACGACAACTCCCTGGGCGACGTCGATCACTACGCCCGCCGCTTCAAGGCCCTCAAGGGGGTGGGGAACGAGGACACCGTCTCGGTCTCGGTGGTCGTGGGTGAGCGGCCCTCCGGCTGCGTCTCTCCCGACGACGTGGGCATCCTCTGGGCCGAGGCCGACAACGGCGAGCGCTACCACCAGGTCGCCGCCCTCACCGGCGGCATCGACGCCAGCGTCTGCGCCGCCGACTACCGCGCCACCCTGGAGGAGCTGGGCCTGCGCTTCTCGGGCCTGCGCCGGATCTTCCCCCTCTCGGCCAGCCCGCGGGTGGCCACCCTGCGGGTCACCGTCGACGGCCTGGCGGTCCCCCGGGACGCCGCGGCCGGCTGGACCTACGACGGTCCCACCCTCTCCATCCAGTTCCTCGGGAACTACGTGCCCCCGCCGGGCTCGGTGGTCGAGATCCGCTACGACCTCTCCGTCTAG
- a CDS encoding radical SAM protein encodes MNKRLKIMLITPPYHSGVVESAGVWMNLGFVTLAGALRERGHEVVLHDAMARFDDHETIQAEIERQRPDLVGLTGITASYLACVEVCRRAKEARPGLITVLGNTHASFMWEEVLNLHAEIDYVVRGEGEVTIAELADCLAAGDHPRKVQGIAYRDGGHPVTTGTRRLSSDLDALPAAWDLVDWPTYTYRPKAGSTLAVVSSSRGCAQACTFCSQRLFWELSWRPRRAEAFVAELEMLRDRFGVNIAMLADETPTVDPERWARILDLLIEREVGVELLLETRVDDILRDEALLPRYKEAGISHIYVGVEAARQDTLDLYQKDTSVEQGRRAIELINQADIVSETSFVLGTPDETPESIRTTVELAKHFGPDMAFFLAITPWPYTQLWPELEPHLEVRDYARFNLVEPVVKPEAMTLEEMHRALKSAAHEFFADKFVRLGELSAFKREFLVKVAAILMNHSYLAGDMARLRGEMPDWVRKMLEGLERENAHLAAPGHGGLPDGRGS; translated from the coding sequence TTGAACAAGCGTCTGAAGATCATGTTGATCACGCCCCCCTACCACTCGGGCGTGGTGGAGTCCGCCGGGGTCTGGATGAACCTGGGCTTCGTGACGCTCGCCGGAGCGCTGCGGGAGCGGGGGCACGAGGTCGTCCTCCACGACGCGATGGCCCGCTTCGACGACCACGAGACCATCCAGGCCGAGATCGAGCGCCAGCGCCCGGACCTCGTCGGCCTCACGGGGATCACCGCCTCCTACCTCGCCTGTGTCGAGGTCTGCCGCCGGGCCAAGGAGGCGCGCCCCGGGCTGATCACCGTCCTGGGCAACACCCACGCCTCCTTCATGTGGGAGGAGGTCCTGAACCTCCACGCCGAGATCGACTACGTGGTCCGGGGAGAGGGCGAGGTGACGATCGCCGAACTGGCCGACTGCCTGGCCGCGGGGGACCACCCACGAAAGGTCCAGGGGATCGCCTACCGGGACGGGGGTCACCCCGTCACCACCGGCACCCGGCGGCTCAGCTCGGATCTGGACGCGCTGCCGGCGGCCTGGGACCTGGTCGACTGGCCCACCTACACCTACCGGCCCAAGGCCGGCTCGACCCTGGCCGTGGTCTCCTCGTCGCGGGGCTGCGCTCAGGCCTGCACCTTCTGCTCGCAGCGCCTCTTCTGGGAGCTCTCCTGGCGCCCGCGGCGGGCCGAGGCCTTCGTCGCCGAGCTGGAGATGCTGCGGGACCGCTTCGGCGTGAACATCGCGATGCTCGCCGACGAGACCCCCACCGTGGATCCCGAGCGCTGGGCCCGCATCCTCGACCTGCTCATCGAGCGTGAGGTGGGGGTCGAGCTGCTCCTCGAGACCCGGGTCGACGACATCCTCCGGGACGAGGCGCTCCTCCCTCGCTACAAGGAGGCCGGCATCTCCCACATCTACGTGGGGGTGGAGGCCGCCCGGCAGGACACGCTGGACCTCTACCAGAAGGACACGAGCGTCGAGCAGGGCCGGCGGGCCATCGAGCTGATCAACCAGGCGGACATCGTCTCGGAGACCTCCTTCGTGCTGGGCACCCCCGACGAGACGCCCGAGAGCATCCGGACCACCGTCGAGCTGGCCAAGCACTTCGGCCCCGACATGGCCTTCTTCCTGGCGATCACCCCCTGGCCCTACACCCAGCTCTGGCCGGAGCTCGAGCCCCACCTCGAGGTGCGCGACTACGCCCGCTTCAACCTGGTCGAGCCAGTGGTGAAGCCGGAGGCGATGACCCTCGAGGAGATGCACCGCGCCCTGAAGAGCGCGGCCCACGAGTTCTTCGCCGACAAGTTCGTGCGCCTGGGGGAGCTCTCCGCCTTCAAGCGAGAGTTCCTGGTGAAGGTCGCGGCCATCCTGATGAACCACTCCTACCTGGCCGGCGACATGGCCCGGCTGCGAGGTGAGATGCCCGACTGGGTGCGCAAGATGCTCGAGGGGCTCGAGAGGGAGAACGCTCACCTCGCGGCGCCGGGCCACGGCGGTCTCCCCGACGGGCGCGGGAGCTGA